The following are encoded together in the Streptomyces sp. NBC_00341 genome:
- a CDS encoding Fur family transcriptional regulator, which produces MSDLLERLRERGWRMTAQRRVVAEVLAGEHVHFTADEVLVRAVARLPEISRATVYNTLGELVALGEVVEVGTDGRARRYDPNAHHPHQHLVCSACGTIRDVHPDADPLAGLPASERFGFTVSEVEVTYRGLCPDCIGG; this is translated from the coding sequence ATGAGTGACCTGCTGGAACGACTCCGTGAACGCGGCTGGCGCATGACCGCTCAGCGCCGGGTGGTCGCAGAGGTCCTCGCGGGCGAGCACGTCCACTTCACGGCCGACGAGGTGCTCGTGCGGGCCGTGGCCCGGCTGCCGGAGATCTCCCGCGCCACCGTCTACAACACCCTCGGCGAGCTGGTGGCGCTCGGCGAGGTGGTCGAGGTGGGCACCGACGGCCGGGCCAGGCGCTACGACCCGAACGCGCACCACCCGCATCAGCACCTGGTGTGCTCCGCGTGCGGCACCATCCGGGACGTCCACCCCGACGCCGACCCGCTGGCCGGGCTGCCGGCCTCCGAACGGTTCGGCTTCACCGTCTCCGAGGTCGAGGTGACCTACCGGGGACTGTGCCCCGACTGCATCGGCGGATGA